In one window of Lacticaseibacillus casei DSM 20011 = JCM 1134 = ATCC 393 DNA:
- a CDS encoding DRTGG domain-containing protein — MATKHEQILDYIANLAVGKKISVRSIAKHLKVSEGTAYRAIKEAENTGFVSTIARVGTIRIEQKPLNPIESVTFKTLVDLIDANVLGGHAGMDKKLDKFVIGAMTPAAMRPYITRNSLLIVGNREDVQRLALEDGAAVLITGGFETSPAIIALADNQQLPVLQTAYDTFTVATMINRALSDQAIKQDILTVAAIYTPLSQIETIGVEATVGDYLAMTDPHYPLPVITRNGRLVGLMRPALAAGKKPTVPIERLMQKDPQTVKPYLSVTTVGHTMQDNGMNAMPVVDDSWNLLGIVTRNAVFSSLTGIAHSRELSNTIADQVSAQLTAITPQKPYGGGFELKTVPAMTNALGTMSFGVLAEAINSCTTRYLHASGRRNVLVEGVNLTTFRPVQLESIVTVLLRVLELTRHDATVDVDVLSDGVQVAKAVVTCQLLERN; from the coding sequence ATGGCAACAAAGCATGAGCAGATTCTGGATTATATTGCGAATTTAGCGGTCGGCAAGAAAATCTCGGTTCGATCAATTGCTAAACATTTGAAGGTCAGTGAAGGTACTGCCTATCGGGCGATTAAGGAAGCCGAGAATACCGGTTTCGTTTCCACAATTGCCCGGGTCGGAACGATCCGAATCGAGCAAAAACCGTTAAATCCAATTGAATCCGTCACGTTTAAGACGTTAGTTGATTTGATTGATGCTAACGTCTTAGGCGGTCATGCCGGCATGGATAAGAAGCTCGATAAATTCGTGATTGGTGCGATGACGCCGGCTGCCATGCGGCCATATATTACGCGTAATTCATTGCTGATTGTCGGAAATCGTGAAGACGTTCAGCGCCTGGCACTTGAAGACGGTGCCGCAGTGTTAATCACTGGGGGATTTGAAACCAGTCCGGCGATTATTGCTTTAGCAGATAATCAGCAGCTACCAGTGCTGCAGACCGCTTATGACACTTTTACCGTGGCGACAATGATTAATCGGGCTTTGTCCGATCAAGCGATTAAGCAGGATATTTTAACGGTTGCCGCGATTTATACGCCACTTTCCCAGATTGAAACAATCGGCGTCGAAGCAACAGTGGGCGATTATCTGGCCATGACGGATCCGCATTATCCGCTACCGGTTATCACCCGCAACGGTCGCCTGGTTGGATTGATGCGTCCGGCATTGGCAGCTGGCAAAAAGCCAACCGTGCCGATCGAGCGGTTAATGCAAAAAGATCCGCAAACCGTAAAACCGTATTTGAGTGTTACCACAGTCGGACACACGATGCAGGATAATGGCATGAATGCGATGCCGGTGGTCGATGACAGTTGGAATCTACTCGGAATCGTGACGCGCAATGCAGTCTTTTCCAGTTTGACCGGGATTGCGCATAGTCGGGAATTGTCCAATACCATTGCGGATCAAGTCAGTGCCCAATTGACGGCGATCACGCCGCAAAAGCCGTACGGTGGTGGATTTGAACTCAAAACGGTGCCGGCGATGACCAATGCGTTGGGGACGATGAGTTTTGGGGTCCTTGCTGAAGCCATCAATAGCTGCACAACAAGGTATCTCCACGCTAGCGGGCGGCGAAATGTGTTGGTTGAAGGTGTGAATCTGACCACTTTCCGCCCTGTACAACTGGAAAGCATTGTGACCGTTTTGCTACGGGTACTTGAACTGACACGCCATGATGCCACAGTTGATGTCGATGTCCTCAGCGATGGGGTGCAGGTGGCCAAGGCGGTTGTGACCTGCCAGCTACTAGAAAGGAATTGA
- a CDS encoding DHH family phosphoesterase: MIQTDIINAIKANNPIIIHRHVNPDPDALGSQVGLAEAIRAGFPDKQVYQVGSNTGNLSWLAQEQTISDDVYQDALVIVTDTADTPRISDTRFNQGKMLIKIDHHPNDDAYGDLTWVDNDASSASELIYDLIAASDGTLKLSDQAARMLYAGIVGDTGRFLFNNTTPHTLQVAAELIKKDFDPTAINNRMNTVTLDQARLQGYVIDHLKISPAGAASVTVPRTAIEDLKLADDQVSAVVGTPGRLDIVVAWAEFIEQAEGGYRVHLRSKGPIINTLAKAHNGGGHPLASGAKAANFDEVIQIETQLDQLVKDYSTSGK; this comes from the coding sequence ATGATTCAAACCGATATTATCAACGCCATTAAGGCCAATAATCCCATTATTATTCACCGGCACGTGAACCCGGATCCGGATGCATTGGGGTCCCAGGTTGGCTTGGCCGAAGCCATTCGCGCGGGTTTTCCGGACAAGCAGGTTTATCAAGTCGGCAGCAATACCGGAAATTTAAGTTGGTTGGCGCAGGAACAAACCATCAGCGATGATGTTTATCAAGATGCACTGGTGATTGTGACCGATACAGCTGACACACCGCGGATTTCGGATACGCGCTTTAATCAAGGGAAAATGCTGATTAAAATCGACCACCACCCTAATGATGATGCTTACGGCGATCTTACCTGGGTCGATAACGATGCTAGTTCGGCATCCGAGCTGATTTACGATCTTATTGCGGCCAGTGATGGCACGTTAAAATTATCGGATCAAGCGGCAAGGATGCTTTATGCCGGCATTGTCGGTGATACCGGCCGCTTTCTTTTTAACAACACGACGCCGCATACGTTGCAGGTAGCCGCCGAGCTTATTAAAAAAGATTTTGATCCGACTGCGATTAACAATCGGATGAACACGGTCACGTTGGACCAAGCCCGACTGCAAGGGTATGTGATTGACCATTTGAAGATCAGTCCTGCCGGGGCAGCGAGCGTTACCGTGCCACGTACTGCCATTGAGGATCTGAAATTAGCAGACGATCAGGTAAGTGCCGTGGTCGGAACACCTGGCCGACTCGACATTGTTGTCGCCTGGGCCGAATTTATCGAACAGGCAGAAGGCGGGTACCGAGTTCATTTACGTTCTAAGGGGCCCATTATCAATACACTCGCAAAAGCGCACAATGGCGGAGGGCATCCCTTGGCCAGCGGTGCCAAAGCCGCTAATTTTGACGAAGTGATTCAAATCGAAACGCAACTTGATCAATTGGTCAAAGACTATTCAACTTCAGGAAAGTAG
- the dinB gene encoding DNA polymerase IV, whose translation MALFELPLQNDTSRKIIHLDMDAFYASIEMRDDPRLRSKALVIARDPRTTGGKGVVTTANYVARGYGVHSAMPANEALQLVPRSELVFKTPDFPKYKAVSAQIHALFHRVTDLIEPVAFDEAYLDVTANHAFPSTIALALWLQDQISQATQLTSSIGISYNKFIAKQASDYNKPNGRTVVLPEQALLFLDRLPIKQFRGVGKKTLPKLTDLGVTDGQTLRALSQDQLLGMFGKMGFVLYQHARGVDNRPVAVRTAKSIGKERTYGTPLTDSTSVQTQLRKLAAMVVTSLNQKGMHGKTVVLKVRDVDFSTQTKRLTQDHYFENEQDIFAAAWQLWQSVKLPKLAIRLLGITVTGLDPKQYENIDLPLG comes from the coding sequence ATGGCACTGTTCGAATTACCTTTACAAAATGATACGTCCCGAAAGATTATCCATCTCGATATGGACGCTTTTTACGCCTCGATTGAAATGCGCGATGACCCGCGACTGCGAAGCAAAGCCTTGGTGATTGCCCGCGATCCGCGAACGACCGGCGGAAAAGGCGTTGTGACGACGGCTAATTATGTGGCTCGGGGCTATGGCGTGCACTCGGCTATGCCTGCTAATGAAGCCTTGCAACTGGTGCCGCGATCGGAACTGGTGTTTAAAACACCGGACTTTCCTAAATATAAAGCTGTCTCAGCCCAAATTCATGCCTTGTTTCATCGAGTCACTGATTTGATAGAACCAGTTGCGTTTGACGAGGCATATCTGGATGTGACGGCTAATCACGCTTTTCCCAGCACCATTGCATTGGCCTTATGGTTGCAGGATCAAATCAGTCAGGCCACGCAACTGACCAGCTCCATCGGTATTTCTTACAACAAATTCATTGCCAAACAGGCGTCTGACTATAACAAACCCAACGGTCGGACCGTGGTGCTACCGGAACAGGCATTACTGTTTTTGGATCGCTTACCGATTAAACAGTTTCGCGGCGTCGGGAAAAAGACGCTGCCGAAATTAACGGATTTAGGCGTGACTGATGGCCAAACGTTGCGTGCGTTATCGCAGGATCAGCTACTGGGAATGTTTGGCAAAATGGGTTTTGTGCTGTACCAACATGCCCGTGGCGTCGATAATCGCCCGGTGGCTGTGCGGACGGCCAAGTCGATTGGTAAGGAACGAACGTATGGCACACCACTGACTGACAGCACGAGTGTCCAGACCCAGCTGCGTAAATTGGCAGCGATGGTGGTGACATCCTTGAATCAAAAAGGCATGCATGGCAAGACCGTTGTCCTTAAAGTCCGGGATGTCGATTTTAGCACCCAGACAAAGCGCTTAACTCAAGATCATTATTTTGAAAATGAACAGGATATTTTTGCGGCTGCATGGCAACTTTGGCAAAGCGTCAAGTTACCGAAGTTAGCGATTCGCCTGCTGGGCATTACCGTGACCGGCCTCGATCCTAAACAGTATGAAAATATTGATTTGCCATTAGGATGA
- the zwf gene encoding glucose-6-phosphate dehydrogenase: MPEESRAVIIIFGGSGDLASRKLYPALFNLYRRGVLAEHFAVIGTARRPWSDEHYHEVVETAIAGLNPEPEQAHAFAQHFFYQSHDVTDADHYITLKNLAAKLDDQFATGGNRVFYMAMAPDFFETIASHLKSEHLLTDAGFNRLIIEKPFGHDYASAKELNDSLTATFADDQIFRIDHYLGKEMIQNLLAFRFDNTIFEGIWNKKYIDNIQITLAEAVGVEERAGYYEKAGALRDMVQNHVMQVLSYLTMDKPKSFTTNDILAVKDKVFAALKPYDLATAKANFVRAQYVGAEVDGKAVRGYREEEGVAADSQTATFVAGKIMLDMPQWQGVPIYIRTGKRLTRKSTQLTLTFKPVAAPLFGQSADSKPDTLTIYIEPSEGYSLQLNGKALGTGLTIEPDELRYRHDPEAAAAAPEAYERLINNVLEGDQTNFTHWSELSASWHFIDAIQAAWSQEPNMPTYPAATMGPQAAFDLLSRDGREWFWQPHCVQMAD; encoded by the coding sequence ATGCCAGAAGAATCACGCGCTGTGATCATTATTTTTGGAGGATCAGGGGATCTAGCTTCGCGTAAACTATATCCCGCATTATTTAATCTTTATCGCCGCGGCGTGTTGGCTGAACATTTTGCCGTGATCGGGACTGCCCGACGACCATGGAGCGATGAACATTACCATGAGGTGGTTGAAACCGCGATTGCCGGGCTTAACCCGGAGCCGGAGCAAGCACACGCGTTTGCCCAACATTTCTTTTATCAAAGCCATGATGTCACCGATGCGGATCATTACATCACGCTAAAAAATCTGGCGGCTAAGTTGGATGATCAGTTTGCGACGGGTGGCAATCGGGTCTTTTACATGGCGATGGCACCGGACTTCTTTGAAACCATTGCCAGCCATCTCAAGTCCGAACATTTGTTGACGGATGCCGGGTTTAATCGGCTCATTATCGAAAAACCGTTTGGCCATGACTACGCCAGCGCCAAAGAACTGAATGACTCGTTAACGGCAACGTTTGCCGATGATCAGATCTTCCGGATTGATCATTACTTAGGCAAAGAGATGATTCAGAATCTTTTGGCGTTTCGGTTTGACAATACGATTTTTGAAGGTATCTGGAATAAGAAGTATATCGACAACATTCAGATTACGTTGGCCGAAGCGGTCGGCGTTGAGGAGCGGGCCGGCTATTATGAAAAGGCTGGCGCACTGCGGGACATGGTGCAAAACCACGTGATGCAGGTGCTGTCTTATCTCACCATGGACAAGCCGAAGTCCTTTACCACCAATGATATTTTGGCGGTAAAGGATAAAGTGTTCGCGGCGTTGAAGCCCTATGATCTGGCAACAGCGAAAGCCAATTTTGTCCGCGCCCAGTACGTCGGCGCTGAAGTCGATGGGAAAGCCGTTCGCGGATACCGTGAGGAAGAAGGCGTGGCGGCTGATTCACAAACCGCGACATTTGTGGCCGGAAAAATTATGTTGGATATGCCGCAGTGGCAAGGCGTTCCGATTTATATTCGCACCGGCAAACGCCTGACGCGCAAATCGACGCAGCTGACACTGACCTTCAAGCCAGTCGCTGCGCCGTTGTTCGGCCAATCCGCCGACAGCAAACCGGACACCTTGACCATTTATATCGAGCCAAGTGAAGGCTATTCACTACAGCTAAACGGCAAGGCGTTGGGAACTGGCCTCACCATTGAACCGGATGAATTGCGTTACCGCCATGACCCAGAGGCAGCGGCTGCAGCACCGGAGGCCTATGAACGGCTGATTAACAACGTGTTGGAAGGCGATCAGACCAACTTTACCCATTGGTCCGAATTGTCGGCTTCGTGGCACTTCATTGATGCCATTCAGGCTGCCTGGTCACAAGAACCGAACATGCCAACGTATCCGGCCGCAACTATGGGACCACAGGCAGCGTTTGATTTGTTGTCGCGTGACGGCCGCGAATGGTTCTGGCAACCGCACTGTGTTCAAATGGCTGATTAA